DNA from Phragmites australis chromosome 16, lpPhrAust1.1, whole genome shotgun sequence:
TCTTCTCAGATTAAGATGCTCCGGAATGGAAGCTGGGTAAATCCGGGAGCGCATAAAAGAGCAGAATCCAATGACCCATTAGATAGCAGGGCACGCAAACAGGTAGTACCAGGTATCAAACTGAAGGAGTATGAGGACACCAAAACGATCAGCTGGTCTCTATTTCCAGCGTCAAAGCAAAATTTAGGAAAAGTCATTTGACGATAACATCCACTAGTGACTGAATAGAAACAAAATAGAAACTATATCCAATCACTTCTTCTCGTCCTTCTCCGCCTCAGCAGCCTTCTTCTGGCGGGCACCAAGGTGTTTCTTGTTCATCCGTTCCAGACGGAGCTTACCATAGGCCTTGTATGCCTTCATCTCATCGGTAACCTTCACAACCTCAATCGAGCGCTTCTCACCACGAGAAATAGGCATGTAGTCACCCTGGACCTGGGTGGCAGTGGCAAGCTCCTCAGGAGTAGAGTCACCAGCCTGAAATGGACATGGTCAATGAACAAAGATCATAAACAGACGACAATATCTTCAAAAGATAATGCATTCAGGAAAAAGAACTCATAGACATACCTTGACCTTGCGAGCACGCCTTGGGAAGATAACCAGCTTGGCCTTGTATGTCTTAAGCCTCTGGACATTAGCCTGCAGTCCCTCAAGTGATTTGTTCTTGCGGCGGTGATCCACAGAAATGCCAATGGTTGGAGCAAGCTTCTTTGGAATGCCTGCTGCCTGCAATTACAAGATAATAACATCAGCAAGAAGATCAAGGATAGAGTAGTTTCTCATCAGATGACTTAGTTAGAATAAAAGAGAAACTCCAAGCTACTGACCGCAAAATTTGCTAACATTAGGAAAATTGCTGTCATCGAGAAACAAGCATTCCAAATTCAAGAGAATGCAACAAGCATGCATGCCAGCAATCGAtacaaaaaatatgaataatgcATAACTGAGGGTAAATTCATTTCCTGGAAGGAAACAATTTCTTTAAAATAACATGTGAATGAAACCAATTAGGAGATAAAGTGACATGGCTCAAAAGAAATTTGGACAGATGAACAATGAAGCAACGTATCACCTTCAGCTCCTCAAGGGTAAAGCCTCTCCCAGCCCTTGACTTCATGTTGTACTTCAGAGTCTGGCATTGCACAATGGGGCGAAGGGGGCCAGCAGTTGGTCGTGGGAAGATCTTCACAGCCTTCTTTTGACGAGCTATAAACATAACATACCAGGGTTGTTTAAGAATTGCCAGCAAGCAAAATACAATGAAATTTGAGGAAAAGAAAGGCAGGCAACATCAGTGAACATAAATCGTCATCACAACTGGATAATAAAGCAGCATTTATAATGAAATATATTTCAGTAAAGCATGGAAACAAGTAACATTGAACAGAACCCTATTCCTATAGCTCAAATGTGTTTCAAGAATCGAATACATGGAGAGCAAACCGTACTAGCATGTCACTGAAGCACAACATAGATAATAACCAAAAACGCAGTAGACACAAACTCAGACAGTTGGGAAGCACGCATATCAGCTATCCTCGGTTCAGTTACAAGAGTTTTAGCATGAACAATTCATTGAGCTGATGATTTGGGGCAGAATCACAAAGTATATACTGGGGTTTCCTGTGCATAAACAAGGACACCAAATAGTAAGCTTTAGCATAAACTAACCAACCTACCATTAGAGCATTTATACTAAACTAAAGCAACTAAAGCGTGCACATATGCATTGTATACGAGAACATAGCAGGCAGTCACCCCACAAATCAATTAACCCGACACTAGAACATAAGAAAACATTGTATtaagggaaaaatgcacaaaaccccccataagtcactccatttttgagattcacccccataagccattttgttgcaaaaacccccccaacagtaatttagatttgcaaaaaaccccccagcaattgtttaatccagaaaataggttttctttaatataaaaaatatgtaaattctttaataatttagataaaggttttaaaaatgattcctttggtgaaataaataaaatgaaatatttttaattctattaatcttatatatatatttttcaatgataaaataaatgttttaattatgtcCCTTAGAGGAATaaggatataattttatttattatttgtgttcaCAAATAACGATAAATCAATGGAGACTGATGCTAAATCATACCGAACTCTCTGCATCTACGTAAGAGAGGCCGAGCGCTGGAATGCGGCCAAGTGCCATGCCAATGGGTAGGCCGGCCGGACAAATTAGAGAAGATTCCCTTTATACCATTGCAACTTATACGTTTGCCTTATGtgttatctaaaattaaaaacatagaaaacctagaaaaattaaaaattccctttattttctaattatttaccatttttccataattaaaaatatagaaaacctattaaaacattattctagattttctaaatttttctcataattaaaacatttattttatcattgaaaaacatatatatatataatattaatagaattaaaaacattttattttatttatttcaccaaaggaatcatttttaaaacctttatctaaattattaaagaatttacatattttttatattaaagaaaacctattttctggattaaacaattgctgggggtttgcaaatctaaattactgttggggggGTTTTGCAATAAAATGGTTTATGGGGGGGAATCTCAAAAATGGAGTGACTTATGAggggtttgtgcatttttcccttGTATTAAAGCACGCACTGTAAATCTGTGATGAAAGAAAAGTGAAGAGGGGTGATGTGCTCACCGATGCGGCGCTTCTGCTTGCGCGCGGGCTGGTTGAACCATGTCTTGACATAGTTCTGCCAGTGCTTCTTGAAGTGGCCGTTGGGGATAACGTTGTTGTGCTTCACCATttcgccctcctcctcttcttacCTGCGCAGCAGCGCAATCACATCCCATCAGCAACGCCAAACAACGCCTACACTAGCGATATAGAACGCATGGCCAACTACGCCTACACGCGCCCCCGAAAACCTACAGCTACGAGCTTCGGGGAGAGACGCGTAGCGAGATCTGCACGCGCGTCGACTCATTACCGCCCGGATAGCGGGCCGGCCGTTCACCCGTGGCTCGGACTAGCGTGACGGAATGGAGGCGGCAGTAGGAGTGCGAGCGAGCGAGCTAGCAGACGAACCTGGAAAGGAGACGCGGCGGCAGCGGGCGTGGAGGAGGACGAAGAGGAGCCGGCGCGTCTGGCGGAGGAAGGGGTTTCGGGCTAGGGTTTGGTGCTTATAAGGGAGGCGCCGCGACTCCAGCCCTAGGTTGGACGGCCGGGATCTCGCCGTGCCCCCGACGCGGACTAAATGGACCGAGAGACAGTGAGGGACGGGCTAACGGGCCTTTGTGGGACGAGGGTGAAACCCAAAAGTTCTAATGGGCCTAATGCGGGCGGGCTGATGAAGACGGCCCAGTTGGCCCTCTTCGGTTCTGGGCCTTTTCGATAATGACGAGATCAGCTTTCTCTTTGTTGGACTCTTGGGTACTGACGTGGAGGTGGCGTGGCTCCAGTTGATGCACACTTCCACCGAGGAGTTCCACGCGGCCCGCGTGCGACAGATTCTTCGTTCAGGCTAGTAGCAGCTTTCTTTCCTTGGAACTCGATCGTCAGCTCGTCGTCATTTTCTCTTTCAAAAGTTGACTTTTGCTACAACcttctatctatatatatatacttttataaaatagataataggTTCGAACAGTCTTCATCATAATCTTATATGATCAAACAGTCTACAATAAAAGTCAGTCCCTTTCACCTCTCATCTATTATAATACAGAAAGTCAAAATCAATTAGCCAACTAAGACTCTACTTAACAGAACTCCAGCTTCGAGACCAATATAAGATTTATAGTATTAATCgaaaataagaacaagatgtaTGAACCAAATACAATCAATTTGTCTGTAACTCTAGCTTTAAGAATTTTTGGAGTTGGAGTTCTGCCAAATAGACTCTAACAATCAGCGTATTTCACATGTGTCGTCCTTGATGGACTTCCTATATTATAgcgctcttttttcttttgtcacTCCATTTCTAAAACTTAAATCAAGATAAATAGTCATCACATAATATAAAAGACCAAGGCCAATCAATGGTGTgatcttttcttcctctcttttaaAACTACGACAAGATCTCTAACAAGttgctcttttttcttctcttagtctattttcaaaatctagtcACAATCTCCGATCCCTACTACCGTCTATACAGATCGACAAGCAATAATCTCAACTCCAGTCACGCGCCGATCACCTCCGCGGATGGGTGTCGACTACCTCCGCTCATCAGCTCACACCCACCTCATCAATGTTGGTCACATTCGTTGATAGATGATGACCATCTCCTCAACATCATCCGTCTCTGTATTGCACGGTTACTTGAATTCAATCATCGTGTATGTAAATCCCTCTTTTTATGGtatattcttttatttctttagaTTGCTATATCCTAAATTAATTCCATGTGTGTGAAATACGTGTGTAATTGCTAGTTTCATGTTGAAGTCTTCAGATGCGGATAAGATTGGGAAAGAGACGTGTGTGAGCGCCCACCCATAGCGCCTCCTCGCCGACCTTGTCACCCTGGCACCAGCACTGCCAGCCTAGCCACCTTAGCATTGGCGTTCCCTTCCACTTCACTGCCTCCTGCCCATGTCGTGCCCATGTGCAATTtgcatcattttatcatctatatgtattgatgcatttaatcgtgtttattctcttacTAATGAAgatgatatttggattagtcacattgaaatatatgaaggcacaaaggatgtacgcaatgaga
Protein-coding regions in this window:
- the LOC133896057 gene encoding large ribosomal subunit protein eL13y-like, whose protein sequence is MVKHNNVIPNGHFKKHWQNYVKTWFNQPARKQKRRIARQKKAVKIFPRPTAGPLRPIVQCQTLKYNMKSRAGRGFTLEELKAAGIPKKLAPTIGISVDHRRKNKSLEGLQANVQRLKTYKAKLVIFPRRARKVKAGDSTPEELATATQVQGDYMPISRGEKRSIEVVKVTDEMKAYKAYGKLRLERMNKKHLGARQKKAAEAEKDEKK